The sequence GCCAGCATCAACGGGCCGATGTCCGTGCCGATGACGGCCCACACGACCCGCTGTTCGTCCTGTCCCAGGCTGTCCATACGCACACGCTACGGCCCGCCACTGACAACGCAGGCCCGTTCAGTCCGATCCGAGGGCCGCCCGCACCACATCCGGCTTGTTCGTGATGATCCCGTCGACCCCGTAACCGGCGACCCGGCGGGCGGTGGCCGCGTCGTCCACCGTCCAGGCGAACACTCCGAGCGGCTGGCCGTGCGGCCCGTGGAAGCCGTGCACCGCCGAGACGTACTCCCGGGTGAGCGACGCGTGCGCGGGGTTGACCAGGTCCGTGAAGCCCGCGAGCCGGTCCAGCTCCGTCACGGCGGGCGTGCCCAGACAGGCGGTGGTGACCGCCGGCTTCAGCTCGTGGACGGTCCGCACGCTGTCGGTGCCGAAACTCTGCACGATCAGCCGGTCCCGGTGCCGGCCGTCCAGCCAGCCCTCGTTGCCGAGGAGCTTCAGCGTCTGCTGTTCGATGCCCGGGTACAGCTCCGGATTCTTGATCTCCAGGAGCAGCTTCTCGTGGTTGTGCTCGACCCGGCGCATGTACTGCGTCAGCGTCGGCACACGCGCGCCCGCGTACACCGGGGAGAACCAGCGGCCCGCGTCCAGCCGGGCGATCTCCGCGGCGGTGAAGTCCCGGACCTTCCACGGGGCCCGGCCCGGGAAGACGTCCTCGACGTCGGTGGTGCGCTGGAGGCTGTCGTCGTGGAGGACCACCAGCTCCCCGTCCTTGGTGCGCTGGACGTCGTTCTCGACCCAGGAGAAACCCAGCTCGGCGGCCTTGTCGAGGGCGGCCAGCGTGTTCTCGGGCGCGTAGGCGGAGGCGCCCCGGTGGGCGATGACGGCGGGCGTGCCGGTGTCGCCCGCCCGGGCGTCGGAGCCGGGGCTCAGTAGGACCGCCGCCGTTCCCAGGGCCGCGGCGACCGCGCCGGCGACCACGCGCGCGTACATCCGTACTCCTCCCGTCCGGGGATACCGACAGCACCAGACTGACAGCGGGACGTCAACGGCACCCGGGCGCACGATGGCCACAAACCGAAGAGGGACGTTCCAACTCCGCACACCGGTGGCGCACATCTGCGGCAAGGGCGTGTTTCTTTGCCGGAAAGTCGTTCGACCATTCCGGTGGGAGTCATACTCTCTGCGACACCCTGACCGCCCGCGCGGTCCTGGGACGGGGGCACATTCAGGTATTCCGGGACGCAAGAAGGCGGAAGGGCAGCCGCGGATGCAAGGCACGATCGACGGATTCAGCTACGGGGCCGTCACCCCGTTGGTGGCCTATCTGATGGCCTGCCTCGGTGGTGCCCTCGGCCTGCGCTGCACCACACGGTCCCTGCTGGTCACACACTCCCGGCGGCCCGCCTGGCTGGCCCTCGGCTCCGCGGCGATCGGCTCCGGCATATGGACCATGCACTTCGTCGCCATGATGGGCTTCTCCATCAAGGAGGCGCCGATCCACTACGACAAGCCGATCACCTACGCGAGCCTCGGACTCGCCATCGTGATGGTCGGCGTCGGGATCTTCATCGTCGGCTACCGCGGCGCCACCGGCACCCCGCTGTTCACCGGCGGCACGATCACCGGCCTCGGCGTCGCCTCGATGCACTACCTCGGCATGGCGGGCGTCCGCTTC comes from Streptomyces sp. SCL15-4 and encodes:
- a CDS encoding glycerophosphodiester phosphodiesterase; its protein translation is MYARVVAGAVAAALGTAAVLLSPGSDARAGDTGTPAVIAHRGASAYAPENTLAALDKAAELGFSWVENDVQRTKDGELVVLHDDSLQRTTDVEDVFPGRAPWKVRDFTAAEIARLDAGRWFSPVYAGARVPTLTQYMRRVEHNHEKLLLEIKNPELYPGIEQQTLKLLGNEGWLDGRHRDRLIVQSFGTDSVRTVHELKPAVTTACLGTPAVTELDRLAGFTDLVNPAHASLTREYVSAVHGFHGPHGQPLGVFAWTVDDAATARRVAGYGVDGIITNKPDVVRAALGSD